A genomic stretch from Mus pahari chromosome 6, PAHARI_EIJ_v1.1, whole genome shotgun sequence includes:
- the Taf12 gene encoding transcription initiation factor TFIID subunit 12 isoform X1, with protein MAASHYSGLTAVADVIKDLDTQIALIGLGPHSSKKKQDLDKLYELKSKARQIMNQFGPSALINLSSFSSVKPEPASTPPQGSMANSTTVGKIAGTPGTGGRLSPENNQVLTKKKLQDLVREVDPNEQLDEDVEEMLLQIADDFIESVVTAACQLARHRKSSTLEVKDVQLHLERQWNMWIPGFGSEEIRPYKKACTTEAHKQRMALIRKTTKK; from the exons ATGGCTGCCTCTCATTACAGCGGGCTTACAGCTGTTGCTGATGTAATTAAAGATCTAGACACTCAGATAGCA TTGATTGGCCTTGGTCCTCACAGCTCTAAAAAGAAGCAGGATCTTGACAAGCTCTATGAGCTGAAGTCTAAAGCTCGGCAGATTATGAACCAGTTTGGCCCTTCAGCGCTAATCAACCTCTCcagtttctcatctgtaaaaccaGAGCCAGCTAGCACCCCACCACAAGGCTCCATGGCCAATAGCACCACTGTGGGAAAGATAGCAGGCACTCCTGGGACAGGCGGTCGTCTTAGCCCTGAAAACAACCAG GTATTGACCAAGAAGAAATTACAAGACCTAGTAAGAGAAGTGGATCCTAATGAGCAGCTTGATGAAGATGTGGAAGAG ATGCTGCTACAGATCGCTGATGATTTTATTGAAAGTGTGGTGACAGCTGCCTGCCAGCTTGCTCGGCACCGCAAGTCCAGCACCCTAGAGGTGAAAGACGTCCAGCTGCATTTAG AGCGCCAGTGGAACATGTGGATCCCAGGCTTTGGCTCTGAGGAAATCCGACCCTACAAAAAAGCTTGTACCACAGAAGCTCACAAACAG AGAATGGCATTGATCCGGAAAACAACCAAGAAATAA
- the Taf12 gene encoding transcription initiation factor TFIID subunit 12 isoform X2, with the protein MNQFGPSALINLSSFSSVKPEPASTPPQGSMANSTTVGKIAGTPGTGGRLSPENNQVLTKKKLQDLVREVDPNEQLDEDVEEMLLQIADDFIESVVTAACQLARHRKSSTLEVKDVQLHLERQWNMWIPGFGSEEIRPYKKACTTEAHKQRMALIRKTTKK; encoded by the exons ATGAACCAGTTTGGCCCTTCAGCGCTAATCAACCTCTCcagtttctcatctgtaaaaccaGAGCCAGCTAGCACCCCACCACAAGGCTCCATGGCCAATAGCACCACTGTGGGAAAGATAGCAGGCACTCCTGGGACAGGCGGTCGTCTTAGCCCTGAAAACAACCAG GTATTGACCAAGAAGAAATTACAAGACCTAGTAAGAGAAGTGGATCCTAATGAGCAGCTTGATGAAGATGTGGAAGAG ATGCTGCTACAGATCGCTGATGATTTTATTGAAAGTGTGGTGACAGCTGCCTGCCAGCTTGCTCGGCACCGCAAGTCCAGCACCCTAGAGGTGAAAGACGTCCAGCTGCATTTAG AGCGCCAGTGGAACATGTGGATCCCAGGCTTTGGCTCTGAGGAAATCCGACCCTACAAAAAAGCTTGTACCACAGAAGCTCACAAACAG AGAATGGCATTGATCCGGAAAACAACCAAGAAATAA